The nucleotide window AGCCAGAGCGCGCCGGCGCCAACGAGGAACGCACCGCGGGGGACGCGTCGGCGGATCGCCGGCACCGTCCAGGCCCGGCCGCAGACGTAGAGCAACAGCAGGGTCCAGGCGACAAGGAGCACCGTGCCGAAGATGCGCACGCGCGCGTTAGCCCCTGGCCTCGATCCCGTACTTCAGGGCGATGTCGTCGAGCGCCTTCGTGATCACGCGGCAGATCTCCTTGAGCGTTCGCAGCTCGACCGAGCTGAGCCGCCGCGGGTCGACGAAGTTGTCCGGCTCCAGTTCCATCGCGATCTGCTCGTGCTGGTGCCGGATCCGCAGGAGGGCGACGAACTCGAAGGCGTGGGTCAGGTCGTCGGCGAGCGTCCGGGGGATCGCCTGGGCCGCCTTGAGCACGGCGAGGCGCTCGCTCGTCGAGGTCTCCAGCAGGTTGTGCTCGAGGCTGAAGAGGCGGGCGATGTTCACCAGCGGCGTGAGGCAGCAGCGCTTGAGATCCAGCTGGTGGGCGTGCTCACCGTCCTTTTCCACGACGAGCGAGCCGAAGAGGCCGAGCGGGGGACGGAACGCGACCGTCATGTCCGCCATCGCCTGGAGGAAGAGCTGCTGCCCGGGCAGGACGCTCCGCAGGTGGTCCCGCAGCGCCGCGGCCAGCCGCAGTTCGCCGTGGAGCCCGCGGAAGTCGAAGAGGTTCGACGCCTTCTGGATCGCGGCGTCGTCCGGCAGGGAAATCCAGTCGCTGAAGGAGCGCTTCCAGACGCTCAGCGGCTGGCGCCACTGCGGGTTCGAGGCCATGAAGTTGCCGCGGCACCAGGCGAAGCCGCAGCGCTGGAACGCGTCCACGACGAACTCGGCGAAGCGGCCGAAGTACTCCTGCGCCGCGGACGCCTCCGGGCCGCCGGCCGGGTCGGCGTAGACGATGGCGTTGTCCTGGTCGGTCTTGAAAGTCTGCTCCTTGCGCCCGGCGCTGCCGTAGACGATCCAGCAGAACGCCACGGGCGGCGGGCCGAGCGTCGCCAGCGCCAGGTCGAGCATCCGGTGCTCCAGCCGGTCGTTCACAGCCGAGATGACGCGGACGATGCCCGCTGCGCTCGCCCCTTCGCGCAGGAGCAGCGAGACCAGGCCCTTGACCTTGCGGCACGAGGACGCGAGCCCCTCGACGGTGGCCTGGTCCTCGATCTCCCGGGCGATGACGAGGGGGGAGGTCCCCTGGAGCACGAGCAGATCGTGGTTGCTGACGATGCCGGCCAGCCGCTCCCCTTCCATGACCGGGAGGTGGTGGACGTTGTGGCTCATCATCTTCAGCAGGGCCTCGAAGCAGAAATCCGCGGCGCTCACCGTGATCAGCGGCGCGCTCATGATGGCGCGCACGGGGTCAGCCGGGTCCCGGCGGGCCACCAGGACCCGGTCGCGCAGGTCCGTCGTCGTCACGATGCCGGCCGGCCGGCCCCCCGCGTCCACGACCACCAGTGAGCCCACCCGGTGCGTCGCCATCAGCTGCGCCGCCTCGGCGACGGAGCTCGCACCGGGGACGGAGAGCACGTCGCGGCGGGCCAGGTGCCCGACCGGCGTCGTGAAGAGCGCCTTCTCGGAGCCGTCCTGCAATGGCTGCTGCGCGCCGGGCGCCACGGCGGGCTCCGGTCCGCGCCTCGGGAAATACCCGGGGAGCAGATACTCCCTGATCTGCGGGTGCTCCTCGAGCAGCTTCGAGACGACGGCGTTGTCGGCCACGTAGCAGACGGTGTCGCGGACGGCCTGCACCGAGGTCTCGATGCCACCGTCCCCCTCGTGCGCGAGGAAGCCGAAGGTGTCGCCGGCGCTGCGGAAGTCGATCACCTGCTCGGCGCCCGAGCCTGCGCGGGCATAGAGCCGGACGGTCCCTTCCTTGATGATGTACAGGTTGCGGCCGGACGGCACGCCCTGGCGCAGGATGTGCACGCCGGCGGGGTAGACCTGGATCGAGAGGGCGTCCACGAGGCGCTCCAGCGCCTGCTCGTCCAGCAGGCTGAACGGCAGGTGTCCTTTGAGAAAGTCCCGAACGCTTGTGCGCAGCATATCCCCGCCCCGGCCGTCCGCTCCTCGCGCTCCTCGCGCCCGCCGCGGGGCCTGGCGCGCCCACGGGCGCCTGCAACCAGTTTATGTTAGATTTATCCGAGGGATAAAGTCCACTTCCAGACGGCAAGGAGGACGGACGATGGCGCGCATCCTCATCGCGGACGACGAACCCAACATCGTGCTGGCCCTCGAGCTGCTCATGAAGCGCGAGGGCTACGAGATCCGCACCGTCGCCGACGGCGAGGCCGCGGTGCTGGTGGCCCGCAGCTTCCGGCCGGACCTGCTGCTGCTCGACGTGATGATGCCGAAGATGGACGGCTACGAGGTCTGCGAGCGCCTGCGCGCCGACCCGGAGCTGAAGGGGATGTCGATCGTGATGCTGACGGCGAAGGGCCGCGAAGTCGAGCGGGAGAAGGGGCTGGCCCTCGGCGCCGACCTGTACATCACGAAACCCTTCTCGACGCGGGACGTCGTCCGCAAGGTGAAGGAGGTCCTGGCCGCGAAGCCGCGCACCTGACGGCGCCGGCGCGTCCGGGATTGCCCAATGGCCGGGCGAAGTCGTCTCCCCAACCTCGTGGCCGGGGGGACAGTGCTGTGCCTCGCGCTCTTCGCCGCGGCGGACCTGCTGCTGCTGACGGTCGCGGACGGTGCCGCCGCGCGGACCCAGACCCATCGCGCCGTCGGCGCGGCGGCGGCGCTGGCCCTGCTGGCCATCGCGGCGCTGGCCGTCGCGCTGCAGCGCTTCGTCTTCCGTCCGCTCGAGGAGCTCGGGCGGGAGGTCCGCATCGCGCGCGTCAACCCGGCCCACGCGCTGGAACTGCCGGCGCGGCACCTGCTCGGCGACGTGCCCGCGGCGATCCAGGACCTGGCTGCCGAGGCGGCGCACTCCCAGCGCACGATCGCCGACGCGGTCGCCGCCAGTTCGAGGGACCTCGAGGACCACCGCTCGCGGCTGGAGGCGGTCCTGATGGCGTTGGAGGAGGGCATCCTGGTCTGCGACGAGCAGGCGCGGGTGGTCTTCTACAACCCCGCCGCCCGGCTCGTGTTCCACGACAACCCGGCCCTGGGCGTGGGCCGGTCGCTCCACCTGCTGATCGCGGCCGCCCCGGTGGAGAACTCGCTGGGAGTGCTGCGCCGCCAGCGCGCCCGCAGCCAGGCGCCGGAGGAGGCGGGCGGCGACGTCTCCTTCGTCTGCACCACCCTCCAGGGTGGCGTGCTCAGCTGCCGCATCCGTCTGCTTCCGAGCCTTCCGGGCGTCTCCTGGTCGTTCCTCCTCGCCTGCAAGGACATCAGCGTCGAGGCCGAGGCGCAGGGGCGGCGCGAAAGCCTGCTGCGGGCGACCGTCAAGGAGATGCGCGTTCCGCTCACGGGGCTCGGCCTGAGCGCCGACAGCCTGGAGCTGCTGCCCAGCCTGGACGTCGAGAGCCGCACGGCGCTGGAGCAGTCCATCCGCCACGACGCGCACCGGCTGATCGCGCAGTTCGACGTCCTGGCCCGGGAGATCGAGGAGGTGGGCTCGCCGCGCTACGTCACGCGCGAGATCTTCGTCGAGGACATCGTGGCCTCGGTCGCGCAGCGGCTGGAGGCCCGCGGGCTGCGCCTGACCATGATCGGCGAGCCGCTGTGGGTGCGGGCCGACGTGCACGCGCTGCTCTTCCTGCTGGAGTTCCTCGCGGAGAGGATCCGCGCCGCCTGCGGCGTCGCCGCGCTGGAGGTGGAGACGCTGCTGGGCGACCGGCACGTCTACTTCACCTACTGCTGGCACGGCGCGCCGGTGCCGCAGGGGGAGATCCAGCGCTGGATGTCCGAGGCCGCCGAGCCCTACGACGCGCACACCGTCGGCGAGCTGCTCGAGCGCCAGGGCAGCGAGGTCTGGAGCCGCGCGCACCAGACCCCCGGCTACGCGACGCTCTCC belongs to bacterium and includes:
- a CDS encoding DUF294 nucleotidyltransferase-like domain-containing protein; amino-acid sequence: MLRTSVRDFLKGHLPFSLLDEQALERLVDALSIQVYPAGVHILRQGVPSGRNLYIIKEGTVRLYARAGSGAEQVIDFRSAGDTFGFLAHEGDGGIETSVQAVRDTVCYVADNAVVSKLLEEHPQIREYLLPGYFPRRGPEPAVAPGAQQPLQDGSEKALFTTPVGHLARRDVLSVPGASSVAEAAQLMATHRVGSLVVVDAGGRPAGIVTTTDLRDRVLVARRDPADPVRAIMSAPLITVSAADFCFEALLKMMSHNVHHLPVMEGERLAGIVSNHDLLVLQGTSPLVIAREIEDQATVEGLASSCRKVKGLVSLLLREGASAAGIVRVISAVNDRLEHRMLDLALATLGPPPVAFCWIVYGSAGRKEQTFKTDQDNAIVYADPAGGPEASAAQEYFGRFAEFVVDAFQRCGFAWCRGNFMASNPQWRQPLSVWKRSFSDWISLPDDAAIQKASNLFDFRGLHGELRLAAALRDHLRSVLPGQQLFLQAMADMTVAFRPPLGLFGSLVVEKDGEHAHQLDLKRCCLTPLVNIARLFSLEHNLLETSTSERLAVLKAAQAIPRTLADDLTHAFEFVALLRIRHQHEQIAMELEPDNFVDPRRLSSVELRTLKEICRVITKALDDIALKYGIEARG
- a CDS encoding response regulator is translated as MARILIADDEPNIVLALELLMKREGYEIRTVADGEAAVLVARSFRPDLLLLDVMMPKMDGYEVCERLRADPELKGMSIVMLTAKGREVEREKGLALGADLYITKPFSTRDVVRKVKEVLAAKPRT
- a CDS encoding exonuclease domain-containing protein, whose translation is MAGRSRLPNLVAGGTVLCLALFAAADLLLLTVADGAAARTQTHRAVGAAAALALLAIAALAVALQRFVFRPLEELGREVRIARVNPAHALELPARHLLGDVPAAIQDLAAEAAHSQRTIADAVAASSRDLEDHRSRLEAVLMALEEGILVCDEQARVVFYNPAARLVFHDNPALGVGRSLHLLIAAAPVENSLGVLRRQRARSQAPEEAGGDVSFVCTTLQGGVLSCRIRLLPSLPGVSWSFLLACKDISVEAEAQGRRESLLRATVKEMRVPLTGLGLSADSLELLPSLDVESRTALEQSIRHDAHRLIAQFDVLAREIEEVGSPRYVTREIFVEDIVASVAQRLEARGLRLTMIGEPLWVRADVHALLFLLEFLAERIRAACGVAALEVETLLGDRHVYFTYCWHGAPVPQGEIQRWMSEAAEPYDAHTVGELLERQGSEVWSRAHQTPGYATLSFPLPSAPSRWGPPPPALPARPVYVEIAAHPAHVEAGGREGVPLGLLTFVVFDTETTGLAPGGGDRIVSLAGVKIVNRGIVVGEAFDRLVNPGRDIPPASVRFHGITDDMVREKPRLPETLRAFHAFVGDAVLVGHNAAFDMRFIGLEEPAAGVHFGGPLLDTLALSRFLHDHTPVHSLDAVARRLGVAVRDRHTALGDALITAEVFLRLLYLLQERGVTTLGQALEVSGR